The window atcaaatatatattttaaaaacatgaggattgattataaaaaacatttgacatgttactgtggacattatggagacTATTTGGAATATAcctctgcgttgtcgtgaccgctctttcctgtggatttctgaacataacgcgacaaacaaacggaggtattttgggtataaatataatctttatggaacaaacggaacatttgttgtgtaactgggagtctcgtgtgaaaacatccgaagatcaaaggtaaacaatttttttgattgcttttctgattttggTGACCAAGCTACTTAAAGCAAACCAAGTAGTGGGAACTCTGTTTAGCTGTTGTTCCACATTTAGAGTTGGGCCTTAATTGGGGCGTGATGCCTAACGGAGTCTGACAACAGGGAAAAGAATGCTAACGGAACATCATAATGACTCCACAGAGTTGTGTTCAGTAGTTGAGGACCGTAGCAAAACCTTTGGTCTGTTGCGGAACATTTTGCAACGGAAATAGTTTACTCCAAACGGAAACCATTTTGCAATGGAAACTAGAGtttatattggacaaattcaagtaGGTCCCTCCCAGTTTCCTTCTGTTTGCTTCCTAGTGTAAACGGTTTCCGTTGCAAAACTTTTCACAAACAGGCCAAATGTTTCACTACGGTCTGCTAATAATGAATACACTCCAGGTGTCGGACAGCAGTCACTGTGACAGACAGTCAGTACCTGTACAGGTGAACATCCTCAAAGGACTTGATGTTGTTGATGGCGAACACACAAAGGAAGCCTTCCCCTGTCCTCATGTACTGGTCCCTCATGGCGCTGTACTCCTCCTGACCTGCTGTGTCCAGGATGTCCAGCAGACACGTCTCTCCGTCAATCACCACCTGCTTCCTGTACGAGTCCTAGATTGAACATAAAGCTTAAGCTTAATATCCTAGAACTCTTAGCATAAATGAGGAATTCAAAACAATGGGACCAGCGATGCTAATAAGCAACACCGCTGGGAATCTATTTTCAGAAGCTTCCACATGGAATTATTAGGTTTTGCTAACCTGGATATATTCAACCTAGTACAAGTCCTAAAATAGgggtgtgttcattaggcaccaaatggaaggaAACAAGCAGAAACAGGAAGGGACTACGTGGACTTGTCCAATgagaaaatgtttatttttgttttccattgcaaaactattTTTTTCTGTTGCTCTAATGCAGTGGGTCCCAACTCCTGTCCCGGAGAAACCCACAGCAGAACACATTTTTGTAGCCCCGGACAAACAGACccgattcaactcattgagggcctgaTGACTAGTTAGAAACAGGTGTGCTTCTCCGGGGCTACAATAAAAACGTGTACTGTTGGGCGTACTCGAGGACTGGATTTGGGAACCGCTGCCCAAATGAACATTATCCAGAGACAACAGGTGCCAATTTCTAATAGACTCCTACCACCTACCCATAGGTACTGGTGTGAATCTGAATGGATTGGAAAGTATTATGGTAACAATGTTTGGAAAGTAATAACCCCTCCCCTTTGCCACCCTCATAGCTTACAGAACCACTCTGTAAATCATTCTAACCGTTTAGCTAGCGGCAACACTTATCCTAATGATCAGGGGACTGTGGATAGATATTATAGAATAGAATCTACATAGACTCCATATAGTGGGTTGCTACGTTTGAAGCAGACAATTTCAATTGAATTAACTTACTATTAAATGGCAACTCCACAACTTTCTAACCTCCTATTCATTATTTCCATcaccaaaccagtgtctacatCTGTGGAAACGGCTCATTtctacattaaaaaaaagataaatcatttttaaatgacatcaaagtaaaaaaaaaaaagatatatattttcAAACACTGACATTCACGTTGATGGGGGGAGCAAGAAATAGCATCCCTTTGGCTAGAAACTCATTGTAGTTTTTGAAAATCAGTTTCTCTTACTTTTAATtctaccctgtgatgtcacagaagCATTTTTTTTAGAAACCCTTCTTATACTTTTTAACTACAGATCATAACAACGTGCCATTTTCATATATGCagacactggtttggtgctggagataTAAGGGGAAAAGTGGCGGAGTTGCCCTTTAATAAGagtcacagagagacaaacacctgcaACTCACCTCGATGGTGGGGTCATATTCATCCACAAAGTGATTCTGGATGAGCTGGATAGTTAAGGCACTCTTCCCAACACCTCCAGCACCCACCACAACAAGCTTATACTCAGTCATGCctagagagagcgggagaaagagaaACACGTGTTTCCATTAAAgcttcacatagaaatgtgtgttatagatctgtccttctcattgaaagcaagtctacgtggtagatctgttctatgtaagCTATtactatgcttcccgttcttatgTTATGTTTTGTTTCTGCTTCTTTTGGTTTCTTACACCAGCttcaaaacagctgaaaatacaatattttttgtaatagaaaatacaatatttttgtttatggaaaatatatttcacagaggtttagatggtacaatggttctctacactatactatctctatcttctctacactatactatctctatctatatatctctatctctatcttctctacactatactatctctatctatatatctctatcttctctacactatactatctctatctatatatctctatcttctctacactatactatctctatctatatatctctatcttctctacactatactatctctatctatctctacactatactatctctatctctatatctctatcttctctacactatactatctctatctatatatctctacactatactatctctatctatatatctctacactatactatctctatctatatatctctacactatactatctctatctatatatctctacactatactatctctatctatatatctctatactatctctatcactatactatctctatctatatatctctacactatactatctctatctatatatctctacactatactatctctatctatatatctatacatctctatcttctctacactatactatctctatctctacactatactatctctatctatatatctctacactatactatctctatctatatatctctacactatactatctctatctatatatctctacactatactatctctatctatatatctctacactatactatctctatctatatatctctacactatactatctctatctatatatctctacactatactatctctatctatatatctctacactatactatctctatctatatatctctacactatactatctctatctatatatctctacactatactatctctatctatatatctctacactatactatctctatctatatatctctacactatactatctctatctatatatctctacactatactatctctatctatatatctctacactatactatctctatctatatatctctacactatactatctctatctatatatctctatctatatatctctatctatatatctctacactatactatctctatctatatctactatctctatctatatatctctacactatactatctctatctatatatctctacactatactatctctatctatatatctctacactatactatatctatatctctacactatactatctctatctatatatctctatcttctctacactatactatctctatctataCATCTCTAtcttctctacactatactatctctatctatatctctatcttctctacactatactatctctatctataCATCTCTAtcttctctacactatactatctctatctatacatctctacactatactatctctatctatatatctctacactatactatctctatctatatatctctacactatactatctctatctatatatctctacactatactatctctatctactatatctctacactatactatctctatctatatatctctacactatactatctctatctctatctatatatctacacTATACTCtatctacactatactatctctatctatatatctctacactatactatctctatctatatatctctacactatactatctctatctatatatctctacactatactatctctatctatatatctctacactatactatctctatctatatatctctacactatactatctctatctatctatctctacactatactatctctatctatatatctctacactatactatctctatctatatatctctacactatactatctctatctatatatctctacactatactatctctatctatatatctctacactatactatctctatctatatatctctacactatactatctctatctatatatctctacactatactatctctatctatatatctctacactatactatctctatctatatatctctacactatactatctctatctatatatctctacactatactatctctatctatatctctatctctacactatactatctatctatctatactatctctatctatctctacactatactatctctatctatatatctctacactatactatctctatctatatatctctacactatactatctctatctatatatctctacactatactatctctatctatatatctctacactatactatctctatctatatatctctacactatactatctctatctatatatctctacactatactatctctatctatatatctctatcttctctacactacactatctctatctatatatctctatcttctctacactacactatctctatctatatatctctatcttctctacacaatgacggcttgttttgtcacattaaCTGAAATTAGGGAAACtatttagaattttagcaaccagaaaaTGGCGGAGCGATTCCTGCATATTGCATCTTTAATAGCACATAGAATGACAGACCTATAACTCCCATTTCTATATACATTGttgggtcacccaaaaagttacatattgtagctttTAATGTTGAATCCATGTACATTcatttttataaaaaaaacattttttacacctttatttaaccaggcaagtaagttaagaacaaattcttattttcaatgacggcctaggaacagtgggttaactgatttAAGTACTAGTTGCTTTCTTACTTGTAAAAAGTTCtgaaatgtctgtgtgtgtaattgtgtgtgtgcctgtcagaTTTACACCTGACTGTATGGTTCACTGTAGAGACCTTAACCCAATGACCTCAAAGAGACTTGGACCTCCTGCCGTAATGATTCATGTGTTGGGCTTTACAGTAGCTGGACCCAGATTCGAGTTCTGGTCGGGGCTACCCCCTCAAAATTGGCTACACTGGTGTCAGATGTGGGATGGCACCCGTGAGGCCATCTGAGAGGGGTGTACACCTGAGCAACTTGGTATAGAGAAGCGTGGGTCACACTCTCCTGAAGGAACGTGGTAATGTAGAGACCTTAACCAAACCTCAACAAGACATTCTGACCTCTTGGCATAATGGTTAAGGTGTTGACTTGACAGTCTCTAGATCAAGGTTTGTGTCCCCAAATTCATAACAATATTATACATTAACTCATTTCTGAAACAAACAAGTCCTACATTTTAGGCAAATTATATACTTTCTGTTCAAGTGTGATGAGGTGTTCGTCTTTCTGTCTAATTAGGTACATTCTAGACAATATTTCTGTACACTTGGGGGACCCCTTTTGAGTGAGGAGCATCCCCCAAAGGCAAACGCTCTGTATACTATTTCAATTGAAAACAATGCATTAGTAAGACAAAGGCACGAGGAAACCTGTGGTGTCTACAGTACAGCCAACAACAAGTTCATATAATATGCTTTTTTCAGTGATTTGGAATAGCCCACGGCCCGGAGAATTGTCTGATCATTGCAGGATATCAATCTTTATTCGCGGTCATTACAAAAATATGCTGGTATCTACTAGCAAAGAGGCCGGCTCTAATTTGACCCAGATTTGTATgggggctaacgttagctagcatagcATAACTGACAGACTGCGGTATATGACACACTAGGCATAATACAATCACTGCATTTCTGCGATAATAATGTGGGCCTATTGCATGAGGAAAATGACAAAAATCAGAGCGCTTACCTTAATTTGGTTGGTCGTTTTTCACCAAACAAAAATGCAGCGTTTGAATGACAAAATGAGATTAGTGCTACATAGCCTGAAACAATTTCCTGATTGAAGCCAGCTAAGAACAAATATATGCTTTTAGAAACTGCAATTTTTGCCGCAATTGAGCCACAAATATGTCAAATCACTGTTTGGCAATGAACGGGAAATATAGGCTGAATATAACTCGAATTAATTTAAAGGTAAGAATTAGTAGTAGGGGAGTAAATCTCTCTAGACTCCATTGTGGTTGAAAAGGGGTAAGGCTTTCACGGCAAACGCAATCAATGGTATTGATTTAACAGCCAATACCATTGTGGTgaagtagacagacagtagagtaacCTAACCAGAATGGGGCTTTCATTCTACTTCCGGTTATACCCGCCTTCAAATCAGAAACTGACCAATCAGGAACCGACTGAAAGCCTCATTGGTCGTGTCCGAAAAAATAAATCGCATGCTCTCAACGCCTTGATAGTCCCGCCTTTGTACGAAGATTAACCAATCAAAGACATTGCTGCAGTGAGGTTTGGAAAGAGCGCACTCGAGTCTGATTGGCTCGATTATTTGGGTTGTTGAGTGTGCGGAGATAATTTGACCACTAGATGGAATCACTGTACTAGCGGCTAACCAACCGAAAGGCTGTAAAAAGAGCTAACCGCTCCCGACcaaaatatacagtatttagatgtctgtgaaaaacagacacacagtcaagATCGCTTTGTTCATTGCACGCGATTGACACGTTTCAAGCACAAGGTTGATGGCCCAATTTCATGGGGTTTCCCTAAAAAACGATATTCAAACTGACAAATTGGTTGAGGATAATATTGGGAAATAAAACTGGAATACCTTCATCTCTATTGGGTTTGCTGTAAGTATCGAACTGCATTCGTTAGAGGATTGGTGCTGTAAAGGTCAGTAGTGGAACCCTGACAGTGATGGATCAAACTGTGTTACAGCTCACTAAGGATTtagggaagcacacacacacacacacacacacacacacacacacacacacacacacacacacacacacacacacacacacacacacacacacacacacacacacaccagtctccccctcacctccctgCCATAACCTAGGCTACAGCCAATCCCCTGCATCCtgccccatttctctctctctctctctcctactgagTGCATCTGCTCTTCTCACTAATCTTTGCCTAAAATCACAGAGATAATCCAGCATCCATCtgtcatggaggagagagagagagagagagagagagagagagaacattgggAATATGAATGTGAATATTATGTAAAAAGTTACAAATTCCTTGTGCTCTTACAATACCAATCGCTGTATTTACTAAAATGTACCAGTGCTATATGACTACTGTAACCAATATGCTATTGTAAACTTAGAAAGGGATAAAAACAGAACTATGGATCGATTGTAAACAGTAATGACAACAGGGGTGTAATAACGATGAGAccattttatatatatgtatatatgctaTATGACTAATAACGATGAGAccattttatatatatgtatatatgctaTATGACTAATAACGATGACAccattttatatatatgtatatatgctaTATGACTAATAACGATGACAccattttatatatatgtatatatgctaTATGACTAATAACGATGACAccattttatatatatgtatatatgctaTATGACTAATAACGATGACACCATTTTATATACACCTTTTATTTTACACATATACATATTTCATACATGTCATatttgttgtgtgtttttgtatgtataTGTCTGTATGTGTTTTTACATGTTGTTTCCCCACAGGTACGTTTCAACAAGACGGAGGAGAACATGGAAACAGGAAAGTAAGAATCCAAGAGACAAAAGAAATcaacagaaaaacaacaacaacaacacaactatAGTAACAAGTCCAGGATTGGTTGCTCAAATGTTCTGTTCAGGACACGTAAAGCATACAGTCCCCCTTAGCCTCGCACACATACACTGTATAGtatgacagaacacacacacctgaagaTACAATTCATATTGCTAAAGACCAGTACTAGACACACATTGCACGACGTGGTGCAATGGCAACCGCACATGTTTTCCATCACTGCACAAAAGGGTAACACACAATTCACCAACAGTCAGTCATTCACTAACAGGCCGACAAGTTTCATCAAATGAAATAATAAAGCAGCGTGTGTTCACACATTAACATCCTAAGTCATCATTACTTCTCTTGTCACACGTGGACACGTTGTGTGGTGCACTCACTGCACCCATGAAACCATCATTACAGCATGCTCACCGCACAATGTTCCAGCACCTgcacccgacacacacacacacacacacacacacacacacacacacacacacacacacacacacacacacacacacacacacacacacacacacacacacacacacacacacacacacacacagctaaccttgtggggacatacagttcagtcccattcaaaatcctatttttaaccctaacctaaccctaaccctaagttTAACCCTAACAcgaactctaactctaaccttacccctaaaccccctagaaacagCATTTGATCTTATGGGGATCAACAAAATGtcaccagttggtcaaatttttgtttgtttactagttagtatagttaaacacacacacacacacacacacacacacacacacacacacacacacacacacacacacacacacacacacacacacacacacacacacacacacacacttcgggAGAGTACTGTCTAATACATAGAAACGTATATAGAAAGGAACAGTAACCTACATACAGTAAATATTGACTTCTACATATAAGTGCATTCAGTGATTTTGGCAAAATGCCTAAAATACTGAGAGGGTAATATGACAATAATGACAGAATTCTGGAGCACCATTTAACTGCTCTCTGACAGGATTCAGTGGAGTAACTCATGGCCCTTTCTCATGGATATAATGCCCACTTTGCCGATGCTCGAAACATTGGACTGCTGTGTGCAACATAGGCCAGTAGCAATTGAAAATAAGCATTGGGCTGAGTCGCAGTCATCCATACCACCCTTTGCTAAAAAACAACAAGCTTTTCATAAATGAGACACTTACATTTGATTTCCAGAGACACTCACAAAGTGACAGCTCATGGAGAATTATTCGTTTGAAAGTAAATGACATGTAAATTAAACTCAACTGATGAGTGAGCAACAGTGACCCAATAAGAGTTTCAGGTTCAACAGGCAAAATgttcatgcacgcacgcacacacacgcacgcacgcacacacgcacgcgcgcacacgcacacacacacacttatacaaaTGCATACAATTCATATAATGTCCCACATGTGTAAATGTACGTATATACAAAAACACACCTATGACAATTTGCTAACCCTCTATCTTCCCTCACTTACATGTCATTTGCCAAAACATCTGCCCTTTCttatttcacctctctctcttccctatctcccctctcttcagACTTGAGAAAGGTACAGTATACTTAACATGGACTTAAGTCAGCCTTTTTAGACTAAGGTCCATGTTTAGTCAATTTATCTCAAGTCTGAATAGGGCATTATGtgagctccctctctctctccactccgtAGAGTTACTGGTTGTATCCCGGAGGTTGAACATATTCCTCCGTCTTCTCCCAGTCCTGGACCCACCCTGCCCCTCCTCCAGCACCCCCTCCTCCGTTGGGGCCCGCTGTTGGCTGGCTCATGGCTCCGTACTGCCCCCCTCCGCCAGTGCGGTACATCTCTTCCGTCTCATTGGCCAGTTCGTCCTCATCGATGATGCCACACTTCTCATCGCTGGTGTCCTCCTGGTCCGCCCACGGCTGCTTCTCCCCTGACGCAAAGATTCCTGGGAAAGAGCCAGGAGGATATTTCAGAATGAGGTTTGGGTCACATTAGATTCACACCTCGGTCTATTCATAAGGCACCAATTAGAAGAAAACTGATGGAAACAGAAAGGGACTAACTGAGCTTGTCCAATTAGAAAGGTTAGCGAAACCTTTTGCTACGATGTGATTAATACTTTATGTGGCAAAGTGAATTCAAATATAAGTAATCACATTCTCAATTGTGATTGAATTCACACAATTGGTTTCAaacatgatttttaattgaattcAGTCTGAATTTCCTTTAGGGTTCACACATGATTGATTTGGTGAAGGATATACATCAGTCATTCATCTTGGATTCAAATGCGATTTCAGCAGAACTCAAGTTGCATTCATTCGTATATTGGTGATTTACATGAGCCACAGTCGATTCATTTGTGGTTCACGCTAAATTGGCACTGGATTCCCAGTATTTTACACATCATTTATTTGCGATTCACATAGGAGTCATGTGATTTAGAAACCCCTCACACGTGGTTTGTTGATGAAATTAAACATTTGCATAAAATTCACAAAGACTCCCTGAACTATAGGTTCATTGAAGGACTGACTGGAGCTTCACACAGGAaccaacacataaacacataccaTAGAAAATCACTCCACCATAGTGAACAACTGAAGCAATGAGGAAGACACCCTGCCAATCTTCacgcgactgagagagagagagaagaggttttaAGATCGGGAATTATGGAAATAGAAACATGTTAGAACCATCATGTTGACAAATTCTGGACAGTTGAATAGTTTACAAGCAGTTT is drawn from Oncorhynchus tshawytscha isolate Ot180627B unplaced genomic scaffold, Otsh_v2.0 Un_contig_8108_pilon_pilon, whole genome shotgun sequence and contains these coding sequences:
- the zgc:55558 gene encoding zgc:55558, producing the protein MTEYKLVVVGAGGVGKSALTIQLIQNHFVDEYDPTIEDSYRKQVVIDGETCLLDILDTAGQEEYSAMRDQYMRTGEGFLCVFAINNIKSFEDVHLYREQINRVKDSDSVPMVLVGNKSDLGSRSVESRQAQELARGYGVPFVETSAKTRQGVEEAFYSLVREIRRYKETNRSNKKSKKSTQRRCTIL
- the LOC121838694 gene encoding vesicular glutamate transporter 1-like, which encodes MGISNGVGTLSGMVCPLIVGAMTKHKSREDWQGVFLIASVVHYGGVIFYGIFASGEKQPWADQEDTSDEKCGIIDEDELANETEEMYRTGGGGQYGAMSQPTAGPNGGGGAGGGAGWVQDWEKTEEYVQPPGYNQ